The Mucilaginibacter yixingensis genome window below encodes:
- a CDS encoding ATP-binding cassette domain-containing protein — translation MNNELKISLDKIGRRFNREWIFRGVDYHFVSGESYAVLGPNGSGKSTLLQVVNGSLTPSEGKIDFSLNNQPLDIEQVYGQLSLAAPYLEVIEEFTLSEMIDFHFKFKPFLPGFDRQLIIDLLAMEKSRNKAVKYFSSGMKQRLKLALAFCSDTRILMLDEPTSNLDNQGITWYLSLVQKFATNRLLIICSNQEHEYSFCNHQLHITDYKK, via the coding sequence ATGAACAATGAACTAAAAATCTCCCTCGATAAAATTGGCCGTCGCTTTAACCGCGAGTGGATCTTCAGGGGGGTGGATTATCATTTTGTTTCTGGCGAAAGTTATGCAGTGCTGGGGCCAAATGGCTCAGGCAAATCTACCCTGCTGCAGGTGGTTAACGGCAGCCTCACTCCCTCCGAAGGTAAAATCGATTTTAGCTTAAACAATCAGCCGCTGGATATTGAACAGGTTTACGGTCAGCTCAGTTTGGCCGCCCCGTATCTGGAGGTGATCGAAGAGTTTACGCTGAGCGAGATGATCGACTTTCATTTCAAATTCAAGCCCTTTCTGCCAGGTTTTGACCGCCAGCTGATCATTGACCTGCTGGCTATGGAAAAATCGCGCAACAAAGCCGTTAAATACTTCTCATCGGGCATGAAACAGCGCCTCAAGCTGGCGCTGGCCTTTTGCTCTGATACGCGCATCCTGATGCTGGATGAACCTACCTCCAATCTGGATAACCAGGGCATCACCTGGTACCTGAGTCTTGTGCAAAAATTTGCCACCAATCGCTTGCTGATCATCTGCTCTAATCAAGAGCACGAGTACAGCTTCTGTAATCATCAGCTGCATATTACGGATTATAAGAAATAG
- a CDS encoding bifunctional UDP-3-O-[3-hydroxymyristoyl] N-acetylglucosamine deacetylase/3-hydroxyacyl-ACP dehydratase yields MNVKQRTIKSPVSVSGTGLHTGASATMTFNPAPENHGYKFRRVDVAGSPVIDADCDNVTDTSRGTTITQNGASVSTVEHVLAALVGLEIDNVLIDIDGPETPIMDGSSIFFVDALTEVGTVEQDADREYYHIPYNIHYSEGDRKVEMVAMPLDDYRFTCMVDYNSPVLGSQHASISSISEFRKEIASCRTFCFLHELEMLLKHDLIKGGDLNNAIVVVDKDVNNEELQHLAKLFNREEIKVAPQGILNNIELRHQNEPARHKLLDMIGDLALVGVPLKGHIMAARPGHAANVAFAKKIKALIKKERSRKHVKVYDPNMKPVYDTVQIMNILPHRPPMLLVDKILELTKTHVVGLKSVTMNEPFFAGHFPGAPVMPGVLQIEAMAQTGGILVLNTVPDPENYLTLFLKIENARFKDKVLPGDTLIFRCDLIGPIRRGIAQMKGIGMVGERVVVEAELMAQIVRYK; encoded by the coding sequence ATGAACGTAAAACAAAGAACTATTAAAAGCCCGGTGTCGGTATCGGGTACTGGTTTGCACACGGGTGCAAGCGCTACGATGACCTTTAACCCGGCGCCAGAGAATCATGGTTATAAGTTTCGCAGGGTAGATGTTGCCGGCTCGCCGGTAATTGATGCAGATTGCGATAACGTTACCGACACATCCCGCGGTACCACCATTACCCAGAACGGCGCCAGCGTAAGCACGGTTGAACATGTTTTGGCTGCACTGGTTGGTTTGGAAATTGATAACGTGCTGATTGATATTGACGGCCCCGAAACGCCAATTATGGATGGCAGCTCTATCTTTTTTGTAGACGCGCTGACCGAAGTTGGCACCGTTGAGCAGGATGCCGACCGCGAGTATTACCACATCCCTTACAACATCCACTACTCTGAGGGCGACCGCAAGGTTGAAATGGTAGCTATGCCGCTGGACGATTATCGTTTTACCTGTATGGTAGACTATAACTCGCCGGTACTGGGTAGCCAGCATGCCAGCATCTCTTCTATCAGCGAGTTTAGAAAAGAAATTGCCTCATGCCGTACCTTCTGTTTCCTCCATGAGCTGGAAATGTTGTTGAAGCACGACCTGATTAAGGGCGGCGATCTGAACAACGCCATTGTGGTAGTTGATAAAGATGTAAACAACGAAGAATTGCAGCACCTGGCCAAACTCTTCAACCGCGAAGAAATTAAAGTTGCGCCACAAGGTATTCTGAATAACATTGAACTGCGCCACCAAAATGAGCCGGCACGCCACAAGCTGCTGGATATGATTGGCGATCTGGCCCTGGTAGGCGTTCCGCTGAAAGGTCATATCATGGCTGCACGCCCCGGTCACGCGGCAAACGTGGCTTTTGCCAAAAAGATCAAAGCTTTGATTAAAAAAGAACGCAGCCGCAAACACGTAAAAGTTTACGACCCCAACATGAAGCCGGTTTATGATACCGTGCAGATTATGAACATACTGCCGCACCGCCCGCCGATGCTGCTGGTTGATAAAATTCTGGAACTGACCAAAACCCACGTAGTAGGTTTAAAATCAGTTACCATGAATGAGCCTTTCTTTGCCGGTCACTTCCCTGGCGCACCGGTTATGCCGGGCGTACTGCAAATTGAGGCCATGGCCCAAACAGGCGGCATCCTGGTACTGAACACCGTACCTGATCCGGAAAACTACCTTACCCTGTTCCTGAAGATTGAGAATGCGCGCTTTAAAGACAAAGTGCTGCCGGGCGATACCCTGATTTTCCGTTGTGATCTGATTGGCCCTATCCGCCGTGGTATTGCCCAAATGAAAGGCATAGGCATGGTTGGCGAACGAGTTGTGGTAGAAGCCGAACTGATGGCCCAGATTGTAAGATATAAATAA
- the lpxA gene encoding acyl-ACP--UDP-N-acetylglucosamine O-acyltransferase: MIQPLAYIHPQAKIAENVVIDPFVTIHKDVEIGEGTWIGSNVTIMDGARIGKNCRIFPGSVISGIPQDLKYKGENTYVHIGDNTTIRECVTINKGTDDRFKTVIGKNCLIMAYCHVAHDCIVGDNCIFSNNTTLAGHITVGDFVVLAGMVAIHQFVKVGSHAFVTGGSLVRKDVPPYVKAAREPLSYAGINSVGLRRRGFSEEKINEIQDIYRTLFIRNNNTSKALDIIEADFRPTEERDEILNFIQGSQRGIMKGFGNN; encoded by the coding sequence ATGATTCAGCCGTTAGCATATATACACCCGCAGGCAAAAATTGCCGAAAACGTAGTGATAGACCCTTTTGTAACTATCCATAAAGATGTAGAGATTGGTGAAGGTACCTGGATAGGTTCAAACGTTACCATTATGGACGGTGCCCGTATTGGCAAAAACTGCCGCATCTTCCCAGGGTCAGTTATTTCAGGCATCCCGCAGGATTTGAAATATAAAGGCGAGAATACCTACGTGCACATTGGCGATAACACCACCATCCGTGAGTGTGTAACCATTAACAAGGGGACTGACGATCGTTTTAAGACCGTTATTGGCAAAAACTGCCTGATTATGGCTTATTGCCACGTAGCACATGATTGTATTGTGGGCGATAATTGCATTTTCAGTAACAACACCACACTGGCCGGCCACATTACCGTTGGCGATTTTGTGGTACTGGCAGGCATGGTGGCCATTCACCAGTTTGTAAAAGTTGGCTCGCATGCGTTTGTTACCGGTGGTTCACTGGTGCGTAAAGATGTGCCGCCTTATGTTAAAGCCGCCCGCGAACCACTTTCATACGCCGGTATCAACTCGGTGGGTTTGCGCCGCCGTGGTTTCAGCGAAGAAAAAATTAACGAGATACAGGATATTTACCGTACCCTGTTTATCCGTAACAATAACACCAGCAAGGCGCTCGATATCATCGAAGCCGATTTCCGACCTACCGAAGAGCGCGACGAGATCCTGAACTTTATCCAGGGCTCACAACGCGGTATCATGAAAGGGTTTGGGAATAATTAA
- the lpxD gene encoding UDP-3-O-(3-hydroxymyristoyl)glucosamine N-acyltransferase, which yields MQFTAQQISSILNGTVEGDASAAVERLAKIEEATEGSLSFLANPKYEPYLYTTGATIVIVNNDQVLSAPVDATLIRVENAYSAITVLLNMYNTIKLNKSGVEQPSFVHPTATVGEDAYIGAFAYIGPNVKIGNNCKIYPGVYIADGVTLGNDVTLFSGVKVYFDCVLGNRVIVHSGTIIGADGFGFAPQADGSYQKISQIGNVIIEDDVEVGSNTTIDRATMGSTIIRKGVKLDNLIQIAHNVEIGENTVIAAQTGVSGSTKIGENVILGGQVGVVGHISIAKGTQVQAQSGISKNIKEENSKLAGSPAFAYSSNMRSNVAYQRLPELERKVQELEKLIKEIKSLT from the coding sequence GAAGGCTCGCTTAGCTTTTTGGCTAACCCTAAATATGAACCTTATCTGTATACCACAGGCGCCACCATTGTTATTGTAAACAACGACCAGGTACTGAGCGCCCCGGTAGATGCTACCCTCATCCGTGTAGAAAACGCCTACAGCGCCATCACCGTATTGCTCAATATGTACAACACCATTAAGCTTAACAAAAGCGGTGTTGAACAGCCCAGCTTTGTGCACCCTACAGCCACTGTTGGCGAGGATGCTTACATCGGTGCATTTGCCTACATTGGCCCGAACGTAAAAATTGGCAACAACTGCAAAATATATCCGGGCGTTTACATTGCCGATGGCGTTACGCTAGGCAATGATGTAACCCTGTTCTCGGGCGTAAAAGTTTATTTTGACTGCGTGCTGGGCAACCGGGTAATTGTTCACTCGGGCACCATTATTGGCGCTGATGGCTTTGGCTTTGCGCCGCAGGCTGATGGCAGTTACCAAAAAATAAGTCAGATTGGTAACGTAATTATTGAAGATGACGTAGAAGTGGGCTCAAACACTACAATAGACCGTGCTACCATGGGCTCAACCATCATCCGCAAAGGCGTTAAGCTGGATAACCTGATCCAGATTGCTCATAATGTGGAGATTGGTGAGAATACCGTTATTGCCGCGCAAACCGGCGTATCCGGCAGTACCAAAATTGGCGAGAACGTAATATTGGGGGGCCAGGTTGGTGTGGTTGGTCACATCAGCATAGCTAAAGGCACACAGGTGCAGGCGCAATCCGGCATCAGCAAGAATATAAAAGAAGAAAACAGCAAATTGGCTGGTTCGCCGGCTTTTGCATACAGCAGCAATATGCGCTCTAACGTAGCCTATCAACGGTTACCAGAACTGGAGCGTAAAGTGCAGGAGTTGGAAAAACTAATTAAAGAAATTAAAAGCCTCACCTAA
- a CDS encoding sodium/sugar symporter, with translation MKTLASGDWLVFLLYFIIVSLYGFWVYRSKRNADATSKDYFLAEGSLTWWAIGASLIASNISAEQMIGMSGSGFKMGLAISTYEWMGGFTLIVVAIFFIPVYLRNKIFTMPQFLHERYNGTVAMVMAIFWLALYIVVNLMSILYLGALALHGISGYDLNLCIGFLAVFAVIITLGGMKVIGYTDVIQVFVLILGGLVATYLALTLLSEKEGTHGLLNGFNIMLKEAPEHFHMIFHKDNANYLDLPGLSVLIGGMWIVNLNYWGCNQYITQRALGANMKTARGGLLFAAFLKMLMPVIVVLPGIATYVLYQKGMFHTEMLSSKGVQDVNKAYPALLNLLPTYMKGLSFAALTAAIVASLAGKANSIATIFTLDIYKKAINPEASDKKLVNLGKMTVVVAMALGVIMSLIIGDALMGEGKQGFQYIQEYTGFVSPGILAMFLLGFFWKKATSRAALFATIGGFGFSVLFKFLPNMMNLQFLSPFGFSKLNGEGVYEIPFLDRMGFVFILCVAGMWLISTLEGGNKNADDPHGLVVDTSMFKTSRAFTAGALIVGLILVALYSIFW, from the coding sequence ATGAAAACATTAGCATCCGGAGACTGGTTGGTATTCCTCCTGTATTTTATCATCGTCTCCCTGTATGGTTTTTGGGTATATCGCAGCAAGCGTAATGCCGATGCCACTTCAAAAGATTACTTCCTGGCCGAAGGATCGCTCACCTGGTGGGCAATCGGCGCTTCCCTCATCGCTTCTAACATCTCTGCCGAGCAGATGATCGGTATGAGTGGTTCAGGCTTCAAAATGGGTCTGGCCATTTCTACTTATGAGTGGATGGGCGGCTTTACCCTTATTGTGGTAGCCATCTTCTTTATTCCCGTGTACCTGCGCAACAAGATCTTCACCATGCCGCAGTTTCTGCACGAGCGTTACAACGGCACTGTGGCCATGGTTATGGCTATCTTCTGGCTGGCGCTGTACATTGTAGTTAACCTGATGTCTATCCTTTACCTGGGTGCGTTAGCGCTGCATGGTATCTCTGGTTATGACTTGAACCTGTGTATCGGCTTCCTGGCTGTGTTTGCGGTAATTATTACCCTGGGCGGCATGAAGGTTATTGGTTATACAGACGTTATCCAGGTATTTGTACTTATCCTGGGCGGCCTGGTAGCTACTTACCTTGCACTTACCCTGCTGAGCGAAAAAGAAGGCACACACGGCCTGTTAAACGGCTTTAACATCATGCTGAAAGAGGCTCCAGAGCACTTCCACATGATCTTCCACAAAGACAACGCCAACTACCTTGACCTGCCAGGCCTGTCAGTACTGATTGGCGGTATGTGGATTGTGAACCTGAACTACTGGGGCTGTAACCAATACATCACCCAGCGTGCTTTGGGTGCTAACATGAAAACTGCCCGTGGTGGTCTGTTGTTCGCAGCCTTCCTGAAAATGCTAATGCCGGTTATTGTGGTACTGCCAGGTATTGCTACTTACGTATTGTACCAAAAAGGCATGTTCCACACCGAAATGCTGAGCTCTAAAGGCGTGCAAGACGTAAACAAAGCTTACCCTGCCCTGCTTAACCTGCTGCCAACTTACATGAAAGGTCTGTCATTTGCAGCCTTAACTGCAGCTATCGTAGCATCACTGGCCGGTAAAGCAAACAGTATTGCTACCATCTTTACGCTTGATATTTATAAAAAAGCCATCAACCCAGAGGCTTCAGATAAAAAACTGGTTAACCTGGGTAAAATGACCGTTGTTGTAGCAATGGCACTGGGCGTAATCATGTCACTCATCATTGGCGATGCGCTGATGGGCGAGGGCAAACAAGGCTTCCAATACATTCAGGAGTATACCGGCTTCGTATCTCCGGGCATTTTGGCCATGTTCCTGCTGGGCTTCTTCTGGAAAAAAGCTACATCAAGAGCCGCACTGTTTGCCACCATTGGCGGCTTCGGCTTCTCGGTACTGTTCAAGTTCCTGCCAAACATGATGAACCTGCAGTTCCTGTCGCCATTCGGTTTCTCTAAACTGAACGGCGAAGGCGTTTACGAAATTCCATTCCTTGACCGTATGGGCTTCGTATTCATTCTGTGTGTTGCCGGTATGTGGTTGATCTCAACCCTTGAAGGCGGCAACAAAAATGCTGATGATCCACATGGCCTGGTAGTTGATACCAGCATGTTCAAAACATCACGTGCTTTCACAGCCGGCGCTTTAATTGTTGGCCTGATTCTGGTAGCGCTGTACAGCATCTTCTGGTAA